From Mesorhizobium sp. Pch-S:
CGTCTTGCGCTGTCTCCCTACACGCTGCGCAGCCGCATCCTGGATCATATCAAGGAAGAGATCGAACACGCACACAATGGCAAACCAGCGCGCATCTGGATGAAGATGAACTCGCTGGTCGACCCGACCATCATCGACGCGCTCTACGATGCCAGCCGTGCAGGAGTGGAAATCGATCTCGTCGTGCGCGGCATCTGTTGTCTGAGGCCACAGGTTCCGGGACTTTCCGAGAACATCCGCGTGAAGTCGATCATCGGCCGCTTCCTCGAGCACAGCCGCATCTACTGCTTCGGCAACGGACATGGACTGCCGTCCGATGACGCCGTCGTCTACATCTCGTCGGCAGACCTGATGCCGCGCAACCTCGATCGTCGCGTCGAATGCATGGTGCCGATCACCAATCCAACTGTGCATGAGCAGATCCTTGGCCAGATCATGCTGGGCAACATCATGGACAACCAGCAAAGTTTCGAAGTATTGGCCGACGGTACCTCGCGGCGCCTTGTGCCTGATGAGGGCGAAGAGCCGTTCAACGCGCAGGAATATTTCATGACCAATCCTAGCCTGTCGGGACGGGGCGATGCCTTGAAGTCGCATGCGCCGAAGCGCATCGCGCAGTTCAAGCGCCGCAAGAAGGACATGGCCGGCTGATGATGGCCGCTTCCCAGGGGCGGCTGCAGGACCGCCGCCCGCTGTCGATCATCGATATCGGCTCGAACTCGATCCGCCTCGTCGTCTATGAGGGGCTGGCGCGCTCGCCGACCGTGCTGTTCAACGAGAAGATGCTGGCCGGCCTTGGTCGTGGCATCGTTTCGACGGGCAAGCTGGATCCCGAAGCGGTGACGCGCTCGATGGAGGAATTCCGCCGTTTCCGGGCTCTGTCCGAACAGGCCGGCGCGGAACGCATGTATGTGCTGGCCACTGCAGCCGCACGCGAGGCTGTCAACGGTCCGGATTTCATCCATCGCGCCGAACAGGTTCTCGGTACCGACATCCATGTGCTGAGCGGCCGCCAGGAAGCCTATTATTCGGCGCTCGGCGTCATTTCCGGCTTTCATCCGGCCAACGGCATCGCTGGCGACCTTGGCGGTGGCAGCCTGGAACTGATCGACATCAACGGGGAAGTGATCGGAGACGGCATCACGTTGCCGCTCGGTGGCCTGCGACTTCAGGACATGGCCAAGAATTCGCTGGCGCAAGCGACACGCATTGCCAAGACGCAGCTGGCCAAGGCCAAGCTGCTCAAGGGCGGCCAGGGCAGGGCCTTCTACGCCGTTGGCGGTACCTGGCGAAACCTGGCGCGTCTCCATATGGAGATGAACAACTATCCGCTTGGTGTCATGCATCACTATGAGATCGGCGTGGAAAGTGCGCTGGCTTTTCTCAGGCAGGTCGGCAAGGGTGACGTGGAAAAGGTCAAAGGCATCGAAGGTGTGTCGAAGAACCGCCGGTCGCTGCTGCCCTATGGCGCTATCGTGCTGCAGGAAATCCTCGGCGCGATGCAGCCATCGAAGATCGTCGTGTCGGCGATCGGCGTGCGCGAAGGCTATCTCTATTCGCTGCTCGACGAGGTCGAGCGCAAGGCCGATCCGCTGATCTCGGCGGCCGAGGAACTGGCCCGGCTGCGTTCGCGTTCGGTGACCCACGCGCACGAGCTGGTCGACTGGACCGGGAAGTCGTTCGAGGCGTTCGGGATCGAGGAAACCGTCGATGAGGCGCGCTATCGCCGGGCCGCCTGCCTGCTCGCCGATATCGGCTGGCGCGCGCATCCTGAATATCGTGGCCGCCAATCGCTCAACATCATCGCGCACGCCTCCTTCATCGGCGTCGACCATCCGGGCCGGGCATTCCTCGCCCTGGCCAATGCCTATCGCCATGACGGCGTGTTCAACGAGAGCATTGCGCCTGAGATCAAGGCACTGGCGACGCCACGCTACCTGGAGCGGGCGCGTATCCTGGCCGGCATGATGCGTGTCGTCTACCTGCTCACGGCATCGATGCCTGGCGTGATGCCGCGCCTGCGCTGGGAGAACCGTGGCAATGGCGCGCTCGCGCTGGTCATCCCGGCCGACCTTGCCGGTCTCTACGGAGAGCGTCCGGCGGGGCGTTTGGCGCAACTTGCCAAGATCACCAACCGCCGGCTCTTCCTGGCGGTGGATGGCGGCCCGAGCGTGAGCGCCAAGTAGCCGCGCCTAGCGCTTCAATGCGTCTATCGAATAACCACCTGCGCCCGCAGCGGCGAGTGCCAGGAAGCCGCCTGCAATGGCGATATCCTTCATCAGCATCTGTGTGTGCAGGAAAGCGAGTGTGGGATCATCACCCTGGCCATAATGGCCAAGATAACCGGCGACCAGACAAAATGCGCCAAGCAAGGCGGCGGTGATACGGGTTCGGAAGCCAGCCAGGATGGCAAGTCCGGCAATCAGCTCGAACAGACCGACTCCCCAGGCCGCAAGCTGCGGCGAGGGCAGGCCCAGACCGCTGAAATAACGCGTCGCACCGCCTATGTCGCCAAGCGTCTGGATACCGGCAGGTACAAACAAGGCTGCCAGCAAAAGCCGGGACAGAAGCAGAAGAAGATTGGTTTGCATGTCGTGCCTCCCATCAGAGGTGCCGCTGATGCAGTTTACATCGGTTGCAGGCATGCAGACACCAGATCAATTCCAGCGAGCGTGTCGCGGTTTGCGGGAAGACAAAAATGGAAACGTTCTGACAACGAAAAAGGGCGCGGAGTTCATCCACGCCCTTCGGTTTCTGCTTCGTGGATCGATTAGCCGCGACGGCCGTCGATCGAATAGGCGCCGGCGCCGATCAGCGCGAGCAACAGGAAGCCGCCGGTGATGGCGAGGTTCTTCTGCAGCATCAGCGGGTTGAGCGGCTGCGAGAAATCGAGATGCGCGGCTGCCGTTGCGCCGAGAACGAAGATGGCAAGGACAATCGCAGCGATGCGGGTTTGGAAGCCGACCAGGATGGCCAGGCCGCCGACCAGCTCCACCAGACCGACAACGACGGCGGTGACGGATGGAACCGGCAGACCAAGGCTGCCAAAGAAGCCAGCAGTGCCGGCCAGATCGGTTAGCTTCGCGTAACCGGCCAGAATGAACAGGATGGACAGGAAGATGCGGCTGACAAGAATGACAGCCGAAGCGTTTGAGGTAACGCCGGAAGTGGCGGATGAGTTGACGGACAAGGTACCCTCCAATGGCAAGCGTCCCCCCGGGAACGCAACACCATCAAGGTAGCGCAATTTCAGCGTTCACTAAAGACGGTTGTCCGGCAACACATCGTTCACAGGTTCGCGGTGTTATCCGGGGTGCGTCATGTCTTCCGGCTTGACGAGGCGGTCGAAGTCGGCGTCGCTGACATAGCCGCCGCCGACGGCCTCCTCGCGCAACGTGGTGCCGTTCTTGTGCGCGGTCTTGGCGATCTTGGCGGCATTGTCGTAGCCGATCGTCGGCGCCAGGGCTGTGACCAGCATGAGCGAGCGTTCGAGCGCCGCCTTGATGTTGTCCTCGCGAGCCTCGATGCCGACCACGCAGTTGTCGGTGAACGAGACTGCTGCGTCGGATAGCAGCTGCACCGACTGCAGGAAGTTGTAGGCCATCAGCGGATTGTAGACGTTGAGCTCGAAATGGCCCTGGCTACCGGCGAAGGTGAGGGCAGCATTGTTGCCGAACACCTGCACGCAGACCTGGGTCAGCGCTTCGCACTGGGTCGGATTGACCTTGCCGGGCATGATCGAGGATCCAGGCTCGTTTTCCGGCAAGGACAGCTCGCCCAGACCCGAGCGCGGGCCGGACCCGAGGAAACGGATGTCGTTGGCGATCTTGAACAGGGCCGCCGCGGTCGCGTTGATGGCACCGTGCGAGAACACCATGGAATCGTGGGCGGCGAGTGCCTCGAACTTGTTTGGAGCCGAGGTGAAGGCGATGCCGGTGATCTTGGCGATGTTTGTCGCGACCTTTTCGGCGAAGCCGATAGGGGCGTTGAGGCCGGTGCCGACAGCTGTGCCGCCCTGCGCAAGCTCCTGCAGGCCGGGCAGCGTCAGCTCGATGCGTTTGATGGAGGAGGCAACCTGAGCGGCGTAACCGCCGAACTCCTGGCCGAGCGTCAGCGGTGTGGCGTCCTGCGTATGGGTGCGGCCGATCTTGACGATGTGGTCAAAGGCTTTTGCCTTGGCATCGAGCGCGGCGTGCAGATGCTTCAGGGCCGGCAGAAGATCGTGCACGATGCGTTCGGCGCAGGCGATGTGCATCGCGGTTGGATAGGTGTCGTTCGACGACTGGCTCATGTTGACGTGATCGTTCGGGTGCACCGGCTTCTTGGAGCCCATCGTGCCACCGAGCAGTTCTATCGCCCGGTTCGAGATCACCTCATTGGCGTTCATGTTGGATTGCGTGCCCGAGCCCGTCTGCCAGACGACGAGCGGGAAATGATCATTGAGCTTGCCGTCGATCACTTCCTGCGCGGCTTCGATGATGGTCTTGCCAAGTGCAGGGTCGAGGCGGCCCAGTTCCATGTTGGCTTCCGCCGCGGCGCGTTTGACAATGCCGAGCGCCCTCACCACCGAAAGCGGCTGCTTTTCCCAGCCGATCTTGAAATTGCCGAGCGAACGCTGCGCCTGTGCACCCCAGTAGCGATCGCTGGCCACTTCGATCGGGCCGAACGTATCGGTTTCGGTTCTGGTCTTGTCAGCGCTCACGGCCTCACTCCAATCTGATATGGTGGCAAGGGCCTATCGCGTTGCACAATACGCTTCAAGCGAAGAATGCGCGGCATCCGAAACCAAATCGGTTGAAGCTGAACCGCGCATTCATGACGGGTGTTTTACAGCGGCGCTTCAAGCGGCAGAGGGCACTTCGGAGAGATCGAAATACACCGGCAGGCCACGCTCGCGCGCCAGACGGACGTCTTCGTCCGCGCCCTTCGAGGCGCCGGGCAGGCGCAGCACCGCATCGCAATGGCGCAGCAGGCGTTCGGCGACGGGATAGGCAAATTCATCATAAATCGGGTCGGACACGCCGGTCGATCCGGCCTGCTTTCCAAGCGGCAGTGCCACCCATTCCCCGATCATCGGGATGTGGCCGGCCCTGAACAGCGGTACCGCGACGCTTTCCAGGCGATCCAGATTGGCGGCCATCTTGTCGGGATCGTCATTGGTTCCTGAGCGATAAGGACCAGCGATGAGGATCAGCACTGGTTTTCCCCTTTCTGTCATGACAAATTCTGAATGTGCACGAGTAAAGAGTTTTTCATACATTTTCGTGCAGATTCGTGCAATATTATGAAATATCAGGCAGGTAAAAAATGCTGACCAGCCAACGCAAGCTACTGATCCTCGAGCTTCTGGAGCGTGACGGCGAGGTGGTGGCCAAACGGCTCAGCCAGGATCTGGCGATTTCCGAGGACACGATCCGGCGCGACCTGCGCGAACTCGCGGCTGAAGGTCTGTTGCAGCGCGTGCATGGCGGTGCGCTGCCGGCTTCGCCGACAACAGCGGCGCTGCCCGTCCGCAGGGGGATGGCTGTCGAGGCCAAGGCCACGCTCGGGCGCAAGGCCGCCGAAAGGATCGAACCCGGTCGAACAGTCATTTTCGACGGAGGCACCACCAATCTGGAGATCGTTCGCCACGTACCACGTGACCTTCGTTTCACCGCGATCACCCATAGTCCGGAGATCGCCGTCGCGCTGGAGGGGCATGCCGCCGAGATCGTTCTGATCGGCGGAAAACTGTTCCGGCATTCGATGGTTGCCGTCGGGGCGCTGGCAATTGAAGGAATTGCGCGCATTCGTGCCGACCTTTTGTTCCTCGGGGTAACCGGCGTGCACGCCGAGGAGGCACTGACGACGGGCGATATCGAGGAAGCGGCGATCAAACGCGCGTTGATCAGCCGGGCCGCCGAGACGGTTGTCCTGGCGACGACAGAAAAACTCGGGGCGGTGTCGCCTTGCCTTGTGGCTCCGCTCGAAGATGTCACGACGCTGATCGTCGCGAGGGATACGCCGGAGGCGATGACGGCACCGCTGGTGGCACGGGGGCTTGCGGTCGTCCGGGCATGAGGTCAGTCTTGTGCCAGCTGGACGAGAGTGTGGGCGGCATGCTGAAGTAAGCGCCATGGCCGGCCAGCTTCCATTCCCGATATCGCGCCGTGCACTGCTTGCCGGCATTGGAGCCGCGGGTGCAAACATGATCGCGCCTGGCCTTGTCCAAGGTCAGGCGGCTGCAGGCGTGCCGCCAGTCGATGCCACGTTCCTGTTCATCGCCGATATCCATGCCTGCCGCATGGCCAGCGGGCTCAGCCCCAATTGCCTGCAGGAGGGCAAGACCGATGCGGCGCTGCTGCGCCATATCGCGGCGCTGAACGGTATTGGAGACAAGTCATGGCCGGCCGAGATCAATGGTGTTGGCTCTGCTCTGCGCTCCGCCGGCAGCCGGATCGGTACGCCGCTGGGTATCATCGTCGGTGGTGACATGACCGATGATGGCGGCGGCCAGGTGACGCAACCAAGCGAAGGCACCCAACTGCTCCAGTTCAGCCAGCGCTACCAACAGGGTATCGGGCCGGATCGCGTGAACGTGCCGGTCTATGTCGGCCTCGGCAATCACGACCTCGACCAGAATGGGCCACCACCCCACGCCGACTGGTACCGACGTGAACTGCGCGACTATGTCGAGGTCAATCATCGTGCCGGAGTGTTCTTCAAGCCGCCGGTTTCGGTCGCCGACTATGATGTCGCCTCCGATTGCTACTCCTGGGACTGGGGCGGGCTGCATCTGGTGCAATTGCATCGCTTCGGGGGCGACACGGCGTTCGGCGCCGCAAGCAGCCTGCCATGGCTGAAACGCAACCTTGCGGCCAACGCAGCGGACGGAAGGCCCGTGGTGTTGTTCCAGCACTACGGTTGGGACAGTTTTTCACTCGAACGCTGGGATCCGCAGAAATCCACCTTCGATGACGACGGCTCCGGTGCGCCGCACTGGTGGAACGATGAGGATCGTGAAGCGCTGCTGGCGGCTATCAAAGGCTACAACGTCGTCGCCGTCTTTCACGGTCACCAGCACGAAACGCCGATGATCTATCAGCGGGACGGGCTGGATATCGTCAAGCCGAAGGCCAGCTTCATGGGCGGCTTCGCGCTGGTGAGGATCACCAATGCCGGCATGGATGTGGCGCTAGGCGAGGCGACTGATGACATTGGCAATGTGATGTTCACAAATGCGTTGGCGCGTCGTTGGCAAGGCTGAGGATCGATGACATTCCCGCCGCAGAAGGTCGAAAAATCTCGCCAATCCGTAAGGTGACGGGCAGGCGGCGGCGAGACATAGCCATTATGCCTGCTTCCTGAGCCAGCCTGCTCCGTTGGGCACAGTGGCTGCACACAAGGCTTTCTATGAAACAGGCAGGCTGCCTTGCCATGATAAGGACCGCAGCGCTCCATCATTTTATCATAAAGCCCTGCCACCTCATCGTCGCGCCGATGGCTGCGCGGTGATGGTTCCTTTGCGTGCCGGATCGCGACCAGCTGCGGCTTTCCAAACTGGGTCTGAACGCATGCGCATCCTTATGCTGGAGGACGACAAGAAAACGGCGGCCTTCGTCGCCAAGGGACTGAACGAGGCCGGGCATATCTGTGACCACCTGGCCGACGGCCGTGACGCACTGTTCCAGGCAACCCGCGAAGCCTATGACGTCTTCGTCGTCGATCGCATGACGCCGGGGCTCGACGGGCTTTCCGTCGTGAAATCGCTGCGTGCCGCGGGCGTCATGACGCCGGTGATTTTCCTGACCTCGGTAGGAGGGGTGGATGATCGGGTCGAGGGATTGCAGGCGGGTGCAGACGACTATCTGGTGAAACCCTTCGCCTTTTCTGAGCTTCTGGCGCGCCTGCAGGCGCTCGGTCGCCGTCCGCCGGTGCAGGAGCAGAAGACCGTGCTCAAGGTGGCTGACCTCGAAATGGATCTGGTCAAGCGTCATGTGGCGCGGCAGGGACAGTCCATCGAGCTGCAGCCGCGTGAGTTCCGGCTCCTGGAGGTTCTGATGCGCGGCGAGGGCAGGGTGATCACCCGCACCATGCTGCTGGAGCGGGTCTGGGACTTTCATTTCGATCCCAAGACCAGCGTGGTCGAAATCATGTCAGCCGTCTGCGCGCCAAGATCGACCGCCCCTTCACGGTGCCATTGCTCCATACCGTCCGGAACACCGGCTACAGCCTCTATGCGTCCCGTTGAAAGTCTGCTGCGCTCGACGCCATTCCGGCTGGCGCTGGCCTTCTCGGCCTTCGTTATTCTCGCCTTCCTGCTGACCGGTGGCATCGTCTACCAGACGATGAGCGCGAACCTTGATCGGCGTCTCGATGATTCCGTCCGGCAAGCCTATTCGATGATCGCGACGACCTATGCCGAGAGCGACGTCGACGACCTCATCATCGCTGTTAACAGCCACGCCGTCGGCAATGCGGGCAATGACCAGCTGATCTCCCTGACCGGCGCGCAAGGTGAGAGTCTGGCGGGTAACCTTTCAGCGATCGATCTGCCCGAGGGGTTTGCCATCGTGCCGGAAGGCACTCCGGGTTTCCCCGAGACAGCACCATACAGGGCCTATTCGGGCAAGGTCGGCTCGACCAACCTCACCGTCGCACAGAGTTTCAAGGAAACGGAAGAGCTGGAAAGCCTGCTGCTGGCGAGCTTTGTCTGGGCTGCTGCGATTGTCGCTGGCCTTGCCATTGCCGGTGGCGCATTCCTGGCATCCCGCGTGCAGCGCCGGCTGGATGCGATTGGCGATACGATGGTGGCCGTCTCGCAAGGCAAGCTCGAGGCCCGTATTCCGCAGCTCGGCCGCGATGACGACATCGATGGGGTCTCGATACAGATCAATGCTGCGCTCGACCGGCTCGGTTCGCTGGTGGAGGGCATGCGGCAAGTCAGCAGCGATATTGCTCATGACCTGAAAACACCGCTCAACCGCCTGCACATGATCCTTGACGGCGCTGCTGACAAGGCGGGCAAGCGGGTGGATGTTTCGCCGGATCTCGCCGAAGCCCGTGCAGAAAGCACGCAGATCAACGAGACGTTCGATGCATTGCTGCGGATCGCGCAGATCGAAGCGGGCGCACGCAGGGCACGTTTCGTTCAGCTCGACCTCACCGAGGTGGTGGCATCGGTTGCGGATATCTACGCCGAAGTCGCCAAGGATGACGGCAAGGTACTGCTTATCGAAAATTGCATAGCTGGCGATATGATCACCGGCGACCGCGAACTGCTGACCCAGCTCTTCGCCAACCTGATCGAAAACGCCATCCGCCACACCCCGGAAGGGACGCGGATCGAAATTTCAGCGAACCGACAGGCCGATAGTCTTGTCGCCGAGGTGCGCGACAACGGCCCGGGCATCCCCAGTGAAGAGCAGGAGAAGGTTTTTCGGCGCCTCTACCGGCTGGACAAGAGCCGCTCGACACCGGGAACCGGCCTGGGACTGAGCCTGGTCAAGGCAATCGCTGACCTGCACGGCGCCGCCGTTTCGATGCAGCCGCGCAATCCGGGCATTGCTGCAGTCGTTGTCTTCCCGATCCTGACGGGTCAGCTTTCGGCCCGATGATCCGCCAGAACGGCATCGATGACCCGTTCAGACAAACGGATCTCCTCGGCGCTTCGGCTGATCTGACCCGAAACCGTGATCATCGCCTTCCACAAGGTCCAGGCGCGGCCGCGCGCCCAGGTGCCGGTGTCGAGTGGCAGGGCCTGGCGGAAGGCACGACGGCTTCCGTTTTGAAACAGCGTCCACGCAATCGCCAGGTCGCAGGCGGGATCGCCAACCGCTGAACTGCCGAAGTCGATGACCGCGCAAAGGTTGCCATCCTTCACCAGGAGGTTGCCCCATGCAATGTCGCCATGCACCCAGACCGGCGCATGTCGCCACCGCGTAGCGAGGGCCTCTTCCCAGAGCGTACGTGCCGTCTTCGTGTCGATCCGGCCGTCAAGCAGGCGAAAGGCCTCGCGGGTCTGGTCGTCATAGACGGCAAGGGAGCCGCCGCGGAAGTAGTTCTGCGGTCCGGCTGCCGGTCCGTCGATGGCGTCGATGCGATGGAGTGCCGTCAGGAAGCCGGCCAGGTCAACGGCGAACTCGTCGAGGTCGCCGATGCGCCCGTCCGTCGCCGTCTCGCCTTCCAACCAGCCATAGACAGACCATGGCCAGGGATAGCCTTCGCCAGGCTCGCCCAGGGCGAGGGGTGCCGGGATCGGCAAGGGCAGGTGCGATGCCAGCTTCGGCAGCCAATGCTGTTCCCTTGCCACTTGCGCGGCATAGCCGACGGCGCTCGGCAGGCGCACGCTCATTTCATCGCCCAGCAGGAAGGTGCGGTTGTCCCAGCCGCCGGGTTCGACCTTGCGGATCGGCAGATGCGCCCACTGTGGAAACTGCGTGCCGATCAGCCGCCGTACCAGCGTCGTATCAATCTCGACCGTGATCTCGGATGTCTCCGACAAGGCTAGCCTCGATGCGTGTTGGGACCTTCGCAGAAGAAGAAAGGGCGACATTTCTGCCGCCCTTTCCCGGATGTTGCCTGAGAAGGGTAGCCGTAGACGGACTTCGTTAAAAAACCATGTCGTTGCCGGGACTTACCAGCGGATCGTGAAAATTGTCCCGATGTCGGGAATGCCGAAAATCCGTGATTGAAACGACCGTGTCAAAGAAAAAGGGCGGCATTGCTGCCGCCCTTCACAAGCTTGAGCCGGTTGGCCGGACTTAGAAGTCCATGCCGCCCATGCCGCCCATGCCGCCAGGCATGGCCGGGGCCGGAGCGTCCTTCTTCGGAGCTTCGGCGATCATGGCCTCGGTGGTGACCAGCAGGCCTGCAACCGAAGCGGCGTCCTGCAGGGCGGTACGGACCACCTTGACCGGATCGACGATACCAAAGGCGATCATGTCGCCGTATTCGCCGGTCTGAGCGTTGTAGCCGTAGGTCGCGCCCTTGTTCTCGAGCACCTTGCCGGCGACGATCGAAGCTTCAGCGCCTGCGTTCGAGGCGATCTGACGGATCGGAGCCTGAAGGGCACGACGGACGATCGCGATGCCAGCAGCCTGGTCGGCATTGATGCCGGCCGACTTGATGGCCTGGGTGGCGCGCAGCAGGGCGACGCCGCCGCCAGCAACGATGCCTTCTTCCACCGCAGCGCGGGTGGCGTTCAGAGCGTCGTCAACGCGGTCCTTCTTTTCCTTCACTTCCACTTCGGTCGCACCGCCGACGCGGATAACGGCAACGCCGCCAGCCAGCTTGGCGAGACGCTCCTGGAGCTTCTCACGGTCGTAGTCCGAAGTGGTCTCTTCGATCTGCTGCTTGATCTGGGCAACACGGCCCTGAATCTCGGCCTTCTTGCCGGCGCCGTCGACGATCGTGGTGTTCTCCTTCTCGATGCGGACCTTCTTGGCCCGGCCGAGCATGTTGAGCGTCACGCTTTCAAGCTTGATGCCGAGGTCTTCCGAGATGACCTGGCCACCGGTGAGGATAGCGATGTCTTCCAGCATGGCCTTACGGCGATCGCCGAAGCCCGGAGCCTTGACGGCAGCGATCTTCAGGCCGCCACGCAGCTTGTTGACGACCAGCGTGGCCAGAGCCTCGCCTTCGACGTCTTCCGAGATGATGAGGAGCGGCTTGGAGGTCTGCACGACGGCTTCGAGAACCGGGAGCATGGCCTGGAGGTTGGACAGCTTCTTCTCGTGCAGGAGGATGTAAGCGTCCTCAAGCTCGGCGATCATCTTGTCCGGGTTGGTGATGAAGTAGGGCGACAGGTAGCCGCGGTCGAACTGCATGCCTTCGACGACTTCCAGCTCGGTCTCGGCGGTCTTGGCTTCTTCAACCGTGATGACGCCTTCGTTGCCGACCTTCTGCATCGCCTCGGCGATCATCTTGCCGACCGACTCGTCGCCGTTGGCCGAGATGGTGCCGACCTGCGCGACTTCCTCGGAGGTCTTGATCTTCTTCGAAGCCTTGCCGAGGGCGGCAACGACTTCAACCACGGCGAGGTCGATACCACGCTTCAGGTCCATCGGGTTCATGCCGGCGGCAACCGACTTGGCGCCTTCCTGCACGATCGCCTGGGCGAGAACCGTTGCGGTCGTGGTGCCGTCGCCGGCGATGTCGTTGGTCTTCGAAGCGACTTCGCGGACCATCTGGGCGCCCATGTTCTCGAACTTGTCCTCAAGCTCGATTTCCTTGGCGACGGTGACGCCGTCCTTGGTGATGCGCGGGGCGCCGAACGACTTGTCGATGACGACGTTGCGGCCCTTCGGGCCGAGGGTGACCTTCACCGCGTCGGCGAGGATGTTGACGCCGCGCAGCATGCGCTCGCGGGCATCACGGGAGAATTTTACTTCTTTAGCAGCCATTTTTTACTCCTGGGCTTAAGCGCCCGAAATCAAGATTGGATGGTGCGGATGAACGGCGGATGATCAGCCGATGATGCCCATGATGTCGGATTCCTTCATGATCAGAAGGTCTTCACCATTGAGCTTCACTTCGGTGCCCGACCACTTGCCGAACAGGACGCGGTCGCCAGCCTTGACATCCAGCGGAACCAGCTTGCCGGCCTCGTCACGAGCGCCCGAGCCGACGGCGATGACTTCGCCTTCCTGCGGCTTTTCCTTGGCGGTGTCCGGGATGATGATCCCGCCAGCCGTCTTTTCTTCGGATTCAACCCGGCGAACGACCACGCGGTCATGAAGCGGGCGGAACTTCGACTTTGCCATTTGATTTCCTCGGTGCGAAAGGTGAGAAAGAATTTCCTCCGTCCGGCCCTGCCGGACCTTCGGTTAGCACTCTCTGTGGGTGAGTGCTAACGTGGCGGTGAGATAATCCCGCCCATGGTGAGAGTCAAGGTGCAGCGCGGCATCTGGCCGCATGAAATTGGCGTTTTATCCTGGCTGCTCCAGTCTCTGGAGGATGCTCTCCGGCCACACCGATCCTGCTGGGGCAAAATATGCTAATCTCACGGCATCCATGAACGGCGGGTGATGGCCATGCTCAAAGCGGACCAGGTCTTCGCGGGCTCTATACCCGAGAACTATGATCGCCATATGGTGCCATTGATTTTCGAGCCATATGCCGGGGA
This genomic window contains:
- the ppx gene encoding exopolyphosphatase; protein product: MMAASQGRLQDRRPLSIIDIGSNSIRLVVYEGLARSPTVLFNEKMLAGLGRGIVSTGKLDPEAVTRSMEEFRRFRALSEQAGAERMYVLATAAAREAVNGPDFIHRAEQVLGTDIHVLSGRQEAYYSALGVISGFHPANGIAGDLGGGSLELIDINGEVIGDGITLPLGGLRLQDMAKNSLAQATRIAKTQLAKAKLLKGGQGRAFYAVGGTWRNLARLHMEMNNYPLGVMHHYEIGVESALAFLRQVGKGDVEKVKGIEGVSKNRRSLLPYGAIVLQEILGAMQPSKIVVSAIGVREGYLYSLLDEVERKADPLISAAEELARLRSRSVTHAHELVDWTGKSFEAFGIEETVDEARYRRAACLLADIGWRAHPEYRGRQSLNIIAHASFIGVDHPGRAFLALANAYRHDGVFNESIAPEIKALATPRYLERARILAGMMRVVYLLTASMPGVMPRLRWENRGNGALALVIPADLAGLYGERPAGRLAQLAKITNRRLFLAVDGGPSVSAK
- a CDS encoding DoxX family protein; protein product: MQTNLLLLLSRLLLAALFVPAGIQTLGDIGGATRYFSGLGLPSPQLAAWGVGLFELIAGLAILAGFRTRITAALLGAFCLVAGYLGHYGQGDDPTLAFLHTQMLMKDIAIAGGFLALAAAGAGGYSIDALKR
- a CDS encoding DoxX family protein yields the protein MSVNSSATSGVTSNASAVILVSRIFLSILFILAGYAKLTDLAGTAGFFGSLGLPVPSVTAVVVGLVELVGGLAILVGFQTRIAAIVLAIFVLGATAAAHLDFSQPLNPLMLQKNLAITGGFLLLALIGAGAYSIDGRRG
- the fumC gene encoding class II fumarate hydratase, translated to MSADKTRTETDTFGPIEVASDRYWGAQAQRSLGNFKIGWEKQPLSVVRALGIVKRAAAEANMELGRLDPALGKTIIEAAQEVIDGKLNDHFPLVVWQTGSGTQSNMNANEVISNRAIELLGGTMGSKKPVHPNDHVNMSQSSNDTYPTAMHIACAERIVHDLLPALKHLHAALDAKAKAFDHIVKIGRTHTQDATPLTLGQEFGGYAAQVASSIKRIELTLPGLQELAQGGTAVGTGLNAPIGFAEKVATNIAKITGIAFTSAPNKFEALAAHDSMVFSHGAINATAAALFKIANDIRFLGSGPRSGLGELSLPENEPGSSIMPGKVNPTQCEALTQVCVQVFGNNAALTFAGSQGHFELNVYNPLMAYNFLQSVQLLSDAAVSFTDNCVVGIEAREDNIKAALERSLMLVTALAPTIGYDNAAKIAKTAHKNGTTLREEAVGGGYVSDADFDRLVKPEDMTHPG
- a CDS encoding DUF4406 domain-containing protein; its protein translation is MLILIAGPYRSGTNDDPDKMAANLDRLESVAVPLFRAGHIPMIGEWVALPLGKQAGSTGVSDPIYDEFAYPVAERLLRHCDAVLRLPGASKGADEDVRLARERGLPVYFDLSEVPSAA
- a CDS encoding DeoR/GlpR family DNA-binding transcription regulator, whose amino-acid sequence is MLTSQRKLLILELLERDGEVVAKRLSQDLAISEDTIRRDLRELAAEGLLQRVHGGALPASPTTAALPVRRGMAVEAKATLGRKAAERIEPGRTVIFDGGTTNLEIVRHVPRDLRFTAITHSPEIAVALEGHAAEIVLIGGKLFRHSMVAVGALAIEGIARIRADLLFLGVTGVHAEEALTTGDIEEAAIKRALISRAAETVVLATTEKLGAVSPCLVAPLEDVTTLIVARDTPEAMTAPLVARGLAVVRA
- a CDS encoding metallophosphoesterase, whose translation is MAGQLPFPISRRALLAGIGAAGANMIAPGLVQGQAAAGVPPVDATFLFIADIHACRMASGLSPNCLQEGKTDAALLRHIAALNGIGDKSWPAEINGVGSALRSAGSRIGTPLGIIVGGDMTDDGGGQVTQPSEGTQLLQFSQRYQQGIGPDRVNVPVYVGLGNHDLDQNGPPPHADWYRRELRDYVEVNHRAGVFFKPPVSVADYDVASDCYSWDWGGLHLVQLHRFGGDTAFGAASSLPWLKRNLAANAADGRPVVLFQHYGWDSFSLERWDPQKSTFDDDGSGAPHWWNDEDREALLAAIKGYNVVAVFHGHQHETPMIYQRDGLDIVKPKASFMGGFALVRITNAGMDVALGEATDDIGNVMFTNALARRWQG
- a CDS encoding HAMP domain-containing sensor histidine kinase, with product MIATTYAESDVDDLIIAVNSHAVGNAGNDQLISLTGAQGESLAGNLSAIDLPEGFAIVPEGTPGFPETAPYRAYSGKVGSTNLTVAQSFKETEELESLLLASFVWAAAIVAGLAIAGGAFLASRVQRRLDAIGDTMVAVSQGKLEARIPQLGRDDDIDGVSIQINAALDRLGSLVEGMRQVSSDIAHDLKTPLNRLHMILDGAADKAGKRVDVSPDLAEARAESTQINETFDALLRIAQIEAGARRARFVQLDLTEVVASVADIYAEVAKDDGKVLLIENCIAGDMITGDRELLTQLFANLIENAIRHTPEGTRIEISANRQADSLVAEVRDNGPGIPSEEQEKVFRRLYRLDKSRSTPGTGLGLSLVKAIADLHGAAVSMQPRNPGIAAVVVFPILTGQLSAR